One window of Cupriavidus oxalaticus genomic DNA carries:
- a CDS encoding Bug family tripartite tricarboxylate transporter substrate binding protein, whose protein sequence is MPRPLLPRLAIAAFGALVLPLLSTLPAHAADSYPAKPIRWIVPYAAGGGSDFLARTIGQGLSAKVGQPVVVDNKPGGNTAIGAAETARSAADGYTVLSADNGTLVFNPVLYKTLSYHPGKDLAPVTLLGRFPMILVVGANSPVKSAREFIAQAKSTQGGVNYGSAGAGSPHHLAMELLKVEAGGLPMTHAPYRGAAPALSDVAAGQVAAMMVDYAAGAGFIKGGKVRPLAVANATRLPQLPDVPTFAELGYPRVEAAALVGMVVPAATPPEVINTLNKDVVAAIREPAVNKRLVDFGVEPVGNTPAQFSELLRTESARWTKLIRDLKITLDN, encoded by the coding sequence ATGCCCCGCCCCCTGCTGCCGCGCCTGGCTATCGCCGCTTTCGGCGCGCTCGTCCTGCCCCTGCTGTCCACGCTGCCGGCGCACGCCGCCGACAGCTACCCGGCCAAGCCGATCCGCTGGATCGTGCCGTACGCCGCCGGCGGCGGCTCCGACTTCCTCGCGCGCACCATCGGCCAGGGCCTGTCGGCCAAGGTCGGGCAGCCGGTCGTGGTGGACAACAAGCCCGGCGGCAACACGGCGATCGGCGCGGCCGAGACGGCGCGCTCGGCCGCAGACGGCTATACCGTGCTGTCCGCCGACAACGGCACACTGGTGTTCAACCCGGTCCTGTACAAGACGCTTTCCTACCACCCGGGCAAGGACCTCGCGCCGGTCACGCTGCTGGGCCGCTTCCCGATGATCCTGGTGGTCGGCGCCAACAGCCCGGTGAAAAGCGCCAGGGAATTCATCGCGCAGGCGAAGTCCACGCAAGGCGGCGTCAACTATGGCTCCGCCGGCGCCGGCAGCCCGCACCACCTGGCGATGGAACTGCTGAAGGTCGAAGCCGGTGGCCTGCCGATGACGCACGCGCCGTACCGCGGCGCCGCGCCCGCGCTGTCCGACGTGGCCGCCGGCCAGGTCGCCGCGATGATGGTGGACTACGCCGCCGGCGCCGGCTTTATCAAGGGCGGCAAGGTGCGGCCGCTGGCAGTGGCCAATGCCACCCGGCTGCCGCAGCTGCCCGACGTGCCGACCTTCGCCGAACTGGGCTATCCGCGCGTCGAAGCTGCCGCGCTGGTCGGCATGGTGGTGCCGGCCGCCACGCCGCCGGAGGTCATCAACACGCTGAACAAGGACGTGGTCGCGGCGATCCGCGAGCCGGCGGTGAACAAGCGGCTGGTGGACTTCGGCGTGGAGCCGGTGGGCAATACGCCGGCGCAGTTCAGCGAACTGCTGCGCACCGAGTCGGCACGCTGGACCAAGCTGATCCGCGACCTGAAGATCACGCTGGACAACTGA
- a CDS encoding AraC family transcriptional regulator, which produces MARLAERAGIPRGLLQAPAARVTEEQFSTLYRELAMELDDEMPGIFSRPLRNGTLKFLCLSLLDAPRLEVALHRFGQFFHLILDDFRLESGREDGFGEVVLQADPAGPGVSALGSELMLKLVHGVASWLIGKRIPLARVEFDFPRPPRASDSLYLFPGPVQFGGRQTLLRFDHAYLDMPVRRRKADLQKFLARAPEDWIFVSFEEQMVCHHVRQYLADCLPATPTIEAVAQDLHFSVRTLCRRLTAEGTTFQAIKDEVRRDIAIQRLTRTTDAIAEIAFDIGFDNPTAFHRAFRNWTGSTPKAYRTMPASA; this is translated from the coding sequence ATGGCGCGGCTGGCGGAGCGCGCCGGGATCCCGCGTGGCCTGTTGCAGGCCCCCGCCGCGCGCGTGACCGAGGAACAGTTTTCCACGCTCTACCGCGAACTCGCGATGGAGCTGGACGACGAGATGCCCGGCATCTTCAGCCGGCCGCTGCGCAACGGCACGCTCAAGTTCCTGTGCCTGAGCCTGCTCGATGCGCCGCGGCTGGAGGTGGCGCTGCACCGCTTCGGCCAGTTCTTCCACCTGATCCTGGACGATTTCCGGCTCGAGTCCGGGCGCGAGGACGGCTTCGGCGAGGTCGTGCTGCAGGCCGACCCGGCCGGCCCCGGCGTCAGCGCGCTGGGCAGCGAGCTGATGCTCAAGCTGGTCCACGGCGTCGCCTCCTGGCTGATCGGCAAGCGCATCCCGCTGGCCCGGGTGGAGTTCGATTTCCCGCGGCCGCCGCGCGCCAGCGATTCGCTTTACCTGTTTCCCGGCCCCGTGCAGTTCGGCGGCCGCCAGACGCTGCTCAGGTTCGACCACGCCTACCTGGACATGCCGGTGCGCCGACGCAAGGCCGACCTGCAGAAGTTCCTGGCGCGCGCGCCGGAGGACTGGATCTTCGTCTCGTTCGAGGAACAGATGGTGTGCCACCATGTGCGCCAGTACCTGGCCGACTGCCTGCCGGCGACGCCGACCATCGAAGCGGTGGCGCAGGACCTGCACTTCTCCGTGCGCACGCTATGCCGGCGGCTTACCGCCGAGGGCACCACCTTCCAGGCGATCAAGGACGAGGTCCGCCGGGACATCGCCATCCAGCGGCTGACGCGCACCACGGACGCGATCGCGGAGATCGCCTTCGATATCGGCTTTGACAACCCGACCGCCTTCCATCGCGCCTTCCGCAACTGGACCGGCAGCACGCCCAAGGCCTACCGGACCATGCCCGCGAGCGCCTGA
- a CDS encoding LysR family transcriptional regulator yields MPIDIRALRYFVETARLHSFTQAAGSLFVTQSTISKMVKQLEDEVGQPLLIREGKSVRLTDVGRVVYERGQEALGVVHRLTLEVADLSSLGRGQLTVGIPPMVNLFFSPAVSAFRQRYPNLQLTLDEHGGQVVEQLVASGELEVGATVLPGDSGLALETRQFGRHPIWAVGPRKAKWARGRTVTLGALRDEPLVMLTDDFSLTRKLKQAFVEARIEPRIVARSGHWDFLASMAAAGLGTTFLPQPLAERLQGQDTLAMARLTEPAMDWTMAHIWSPGRYLSHAARAWLAVCDEVLGEGGKR; encoded by the coding sequence ATGCCTATCGATATCCGCGCGCTGCGCTATTTCGTCGAGACCGCGCGCCTGCACAGCTTCACGCAGGCGGCGGGTTCGCTGTTCGTCACCCAGTCGACCATCAGCAAGATGGTGAAGCAGCTCGAGGACGAGGTCGGGCAGCCGCTGCTGATCCGCGAAGGCAAGAGCGTGCGCCTGACCGACGTGGGGCGCGTGGTCTACGAACGCGGGCAGGAAGCGCTCGGCGTGGTCCACCGGCTGACGCTGGAGGTGGCCGACCTGTCATCGCTGGGCCGCGGACAGCTGACGGTCGGCATCCCGCCGATGGTCAACCTGTTTTTTTCGCCGGCGGTCAGCGCGTTCCGGCAGCGCTATCCCAACCTGCAGCTGACGCTGGACGAGCACGGCGGGCAGGTGGTCGAGCAACTGGTCGCCAGCGGCGAACTGGAGGTCGGCGCCACGGTGCTGCCCGGAGACAGCGGCCTCGCGCTGGAGACAAGGCAGTTCGGCCGGCACCCGATCTGGGCGGTCGGGCCGCGCAAGGCGAAGTGGGCGCGCGGGCGCACGGTCACGCTGGGCGCGCTGCGCGACGAGCCGCTGGTGATGCTGACCGACGACTTTTCGCTGACGCGCAAGCTCAAACAGGCCTTTGTGGAAGCGCGCATCGAGCCGCGCATCGTGGCGCGCAGCGGCCACTGGGATTTCCTGGCGTCGATGGCGGCGGCAGGACTTGGCACCACCTTCCTGCCGCAGCCGCTCGCCGAGCGGCTGCAGGGCCAGGACACGCTCGCCATGGCGCGCCTGACTGAACCGGCGATGGACTGGACCATGGCGCACATCTGGTCGCCGGGACGCTACCTGTCGCACGCGGCGCGCGCGTGGCTGGCGGTCTGCGATGAAGTCCTCGGGGAAGGAGGAAAGCGGTAG
- a CDS encoding acyl-CoA dehydrogenase, with translation MTYRAPLKDMLFVMNELAGLEAVSQLPGFEEATPETAGAVLDEAAKFNEQVLAPLNRTGDLDPSSWKDGVVTTTPGFKDAFRQFGEGGWQGVLHPQEFGGQGLPKLISTACIEMLNSANLSFALCPLLTDGAIEALLTAGSDEQKATILPRLISGEWTGTMNLTEPQAGSDLAAVRTRAEPQGDGTYKVFGTKIFITYGEHDMAKNIVHLVLARTPDAPEGVKGISLFIVPKYLVNADGSLGERNDVHCVSIEHKLGIKASPTAVLQFGDHGGAIGTLVGEENRGLEYMFIMMNSARFAVGMQGVAVSERAYQQAVAYARERVQSRPVDGSAREGVTIIHHPDVKRMLMTMRALTEGARAVAYVAAAASDTAHQHPDAAVRKQNQAFYEFLVPVVKGWSTELSIDVTSLGVQVHGGMGFIEETGAAQHYRDARILPIYEGTTAIQANDLVGRKTLRDGGAVARAICAQIAETEAELGKHGGAAFTAVQAQLANGRAALEAVVEFVVANAKSDPNAVFAGSVPYLKLCGIVFSGWQLGRAMLAADAKRAEDPNFHDAKIATAHFFAQHILSQATALRDAVVGGAAPVNALTPEQF, from the coding sequence ATGACCTACCGTGCCCCGCTCAAAGACATGCTGTTCGTGATGAACGAGCTCGCAGGTCTTGAAGCTGTCAGCCAGCTGCCCGGCTTCGAGGAAGCCACGCCGGAAACGGCCGGGGCCGTGCTCGACGAAGCCGCCAAGTTCAACGAACAGGTATTGGCGCCGCTCAACCGCACCGGCGACCTGGATCCGAGCAGCTGGAAGGATGGCGTGGTCACCACGACCCCCGGCTTCAAGGATGCCTTCCGCCAGTTCGGCGAAGGCGGCTGGCAAGGCGTGCTGCATCCGCAGGAATTTGGCGGCCAGGGCCTGCCCAAGCTGATTTCTACCGCCTGCATCGAAATGCTGAACAGCGCCAACCTGTCGTTCGCGCTGTGCCCGCTGCTGACCGACGGCGCCATCGAAGCGCTGCTGACCGCCGGCTCGGACGAACAGAAGGCCACCATCCTGCCCAGGCTGATCAGCGGCGAGTGGACCGGCACCATGAACCTGACCGAGCCGCAGGCGGGCTCGGACCTGGCCGCGGTGCGCACCCGCGCCGAGCCGCAGGGCGACGGCACCTACAAGGTCTTCGGCACCAAGATCTTCATCACCTACGGCGAGCACGACATGGCGAAGAACATCGTCCATCTGGTGCTGGCCCGCACGCCCGACGCGCCCGAAGGCGTCAAGGGCATCTCGCTGTTCATCGTGCCCAAGTACCTGGTCAACGCCGACGGCAGCCTGGGCGAGCGCAATGACGTGCACTGCGTGTCGATCGAACACAAGCTCGGCATCAAGGCCAGCCCGACCGCCGTGCTGCAGTTCGGCGACCACGGCGGCGCCATCGGCACGCTGGTGGGCGAAGAGAACCGTGGCCTGGAGTACATGTTCATCATGATGAACTCGGCCCGCTTCGCCGTCGGCATGCAGGGCGTCGCGGTGTCCGAGCGCGCCTACCAGCAGGCCGTGGCGTATGCGCGCGAGCGCGTGCAGAGCCGCCCGGTCGACGGCTCGGCGCGTGAAGGCGTCACCATCATCCATCACCCCGACGTCAAGCGCATGCTGATGACGATGCGCGCGCTGACCGAAGGCGCCCGCGCCGTCGCCTATGTGGCCGCGGCCGCCAGCGACACCGCGCACCAGCATCCGGACGCAGCCGTGCGCAAGCAGAACCAGGCGTTCTATGAATTCCTGGTGCCGGTGGTCAAGGGCTGGAGCACGGAGCTGTCGATCGACGTCACCAGCCTCGGCGTGCAGGTGCACGGCGGCATGGGCTTTATCGAGGAAACCGGCGCCGCGCAGCATTATCGCGACGCCCGCATCCTGCCGATCTACGAAGGCACCACGGCCATCCAGGCCAACGACCTGGTCGGCCGCAAGACCCTGCGCGACGGCGGCGCGGTGGCGCGCGCGATCTGCGCGCAGATCGCCGAGACCGAGGCCGAGCTGGGCAAGCATGGCGGCGCGGCCTTTACCGCGGTCCAGGCGCAGCTGGCCAATGGCCGCGCGGCGCTGGAAGCGGTGGTCGAGTTTGTGGTGGCCAATGCCAAGTCGGACCCGAATGCCGTGTTCGCCGGCAGCGTGCCGTACCTGAAGCTGTGCGGCATCGTGTTCTCGGGCTGGCAGCTGGGCCGGGCCATGCTGGCCGCGGATGCGAAGCGCGCCGAGGATCCGAACTTCCACGACGCCAAGATCGCCACGGCGCATTTCTTCGCACAGCACATCCTGTCGCAGGCAACGGCGCTGCGCGATGCCGTCGTCGGCGGTGCCGCGCCGGTCAATGCGTTGACGCCGGAGCAGTTCTGA
- a CDS encoding cytochrome P450/oxidoreductase has protein sequence MAIPSPDTARGGCPVDHSAFTAPNGCPVSHKAAEFDPFGDGYQQDPPEYVRWSREQEPVFYSPKLGYWVVTRYDDIKAIFRDNITFSPSIALEKITPTGDEANAVLASYGYAMNRTLVNEDEPAHMPRRRALMDPFTPAELAHHEPMVRRLAREYVDQFIDDGRADLVDQMLWEVPLAVALHFLGVPEEDMDLLRQYSIAHTVNTWGRPRPDEQVAVAHAVGNFWQLAGRILDKMREDPSGPGWMQYGLRKQKALPEVVTDSYLHSMMMAGIVAAHETTANASANAIKLLLQHPDTWREICEDPSLIPNAVEECLRHNGSVAAWRRLVTRDTEVGGISLATGSKLLIVTSSANHDERHFADADLFDIRRDNASEQLTFGYGSHQCMGKNLARMEMQIFLEELTRRLPHMRLAEQSFTYVPNTSFRGPEHLLVEWDPAQNPERRDPALLAQRQPVRIGEPSAHTSARTVVVESIAPAAAGVVRLRLAAPDGKPLPRWAPGSHIDVECGDTGLSRQYSLCGDPDDAAALEIAVLREPDSRGGSAWVHGSVTAGDRLRIRGPRNHFRFDEGCARAIFIAGGIGITPVSAMARRARQLGIDYEIHYCGRSRGSMAMLDALQALHGARLHVYAGDEGRRADFAAMLATPQPRTHVYACGPQRLLDALADACAAWPEDALRVEHFVSRLGTLDASKEQPFTVELKDSGLVMEVPAGQTLLAALRGANIDVQSDCEEGLCGSCEVRVLAGQVDHRDVVLTRTERDANDRMMACCSRAAGGCRLVLEL, from the coding sequence ATGGCCATCCCCTCCCCCGATACCGCGCGCGGCGGCTGTCCCGTCGACCATTCCGCCTTCACCGCCCCCAATGGCTGCCCGGTCAGCCACAAGGCGGCTGAGTTCGATCCGTTCGGCGACGGCTACCAGCAGGATCCGCCCGAATACGTGCGCTGGTCGCGCGAGCAGGAACCGGTGTTCTACAGCCCCAAACTGGGCTACTGGGTGGTCACGCGCTACGACGACATCAAGGCGATCTTCCGCGACAACATCACCTTCAGCCCGTCGATCGCCCTGGAGAAGATCACGCCCACCGGCGATGAAGCCAACGCGGTGCTGGCCTCGTACGGCTATGCCATGAACCGCACGCTGGTCAACGAGGACGAGCCGGCCCACATGCCGCGCCGGCGCGCGCTGATGGATCCGTTCACGCCTGCCGAGCTGGCGCATCACGAGCCGATGGTGCGGCGCCTGGCGCGCGAATACGTCGACCAATTTATCGACGACGGCCGCGCCGACCTGGTCGACCAGATGCTGTGGGAAGTGCCGCTGGCGGTGGCACTGCATTTCCTCGGCGTGCCCGAAGAAGACATGGACCTGCTGCGCCAGTACTCCATTGCCCATACCGTCAACACGTGGGGACGGCCCCGGCCAGATGAACAGGTCGCGGTCGCGCATGCGGTCGGCAACTTCTGGCAGCTGGCGGGGCGCATCCTCGACAAGATGCGCGAGGACCCGTCGGGTCCGGGCTGGATGCAGTACGGCCTGCGCAAGCAGAAGGCACTGCCCGAGGTCGTCACCGACTCCTACCTGCATTCGATGATGATGGCCGGCATCGTCGCCGCGCACGAGACCACCGCCAATGCCTCGGCCAACGCGATCAAGCTGCTGCTGCAGCATCCCGACACATGGCGTGAGATCTGCGAGGATCCGTCGCTGATCCCCAACGCGGTGGAAGAATGCCTGCGCCACAACGGCTCGGTGGCGGCGTGGCGCCGGCTGGTCACGCGCGATACGGAGGTAGGCGGCATCAGCCTGGCCACCGGCAGCAAGCTGCTGATCGTGACCTCTTCGGCCAACCATGACGAGCGCCACTTCGCCGATGCCGACCTGTTCGACATCCGCCGCGACAACGCCAGCGAGCAGCTGACCTTCGGCTACGGCTCGCACCAGTGCATGGGCAAGAACCTGGCGCGCATGGAGATGCAGATCTTCCTGGAAGAGCTGACGCGCCGGCTCCCGCATATGCGGCTGGCGGAACAGTCCTTCACCTACGTGCCCAACACGTCGTTCCGCGGCCCCGAGCACCTGCTGGTCGAATGGGACCCGGCGCAGAACCCGGAGCGCCGCGACCCCGCGCTGCTGGCGCAGCGCCAGCCCGTGCGCATTGGCGAGCCGTCGGCGCACACCAGCGCGCGCACCGTGGTGGTGGAAAGCATCGCCCCCGCCGCCGCCGGCGTGGTACGGCTGCGGCTGGCGGCGCCGGACGGCAAGCCGCTGCCGCGCTGGGCACCGGGCTCGCATATCGACGTGGAGTGTGGCGATACTGGGCTGTCGCGCCAGTATTCGCTGTGCGGCGACCCCGACGATGCCGCCGCGCTGGAAATCGCCGTGCTGCGCGAGCCCGACAGCCGCGGCGGCTCGGCCTGGGTGCACGGCAGCGTTACGGCGGGCGACCGCTTGCGCATCCGCGGCCCGCGCAACCATTTCCGCTTCGACGAGGGCTGCGCGCGCGCCATCTTCATCGCCGGCGGCATCGGCATCACGCCGGTCAGCGCGATGGCGCGCCGCGCGCGCCAGCTCGGCATCGATTACGAGATCCATTACTGCGGCCGTTCGCGCGGCTCGATGGCGATGCTGGACGCGCTGCAGGCCCTGCATGGCGCGCGCCTGCATGTCTACGCCGGCGACGAAGGCCGCCGCGCCGACTTCGCCGCCATGCTGGCCACGCCGCAGCCGCGCACCCACGTCTACGCCTGCGGCCCGCAACGGCTGCTCGATGCGCTCGCCGATGCCTGCGCGGCGTGGCCGGAGGACGCGCTGCGGGTCGAGCATTTCGTGTCGCGGCTGGGCACGCTGGACGCGTCGAAGGAACAGCCTTTCACCGTCGAGCTGAAGGACTCCGGACTGGTCATGGAGGTGCCCGCCGGCCAGACCCTGCTGGCGGCGCTGCGCGGCGCCAATATCGACGTGCAGAGCGATTGCGAGGAAGGCCTGTGCGGCTCGTGCGAAGTGCGCGTGCTGGCCGGCCAGGTCGATCACCGCGACGTGGTCCTGACCCGCACCGAGCGCGACGCCAACGACCGGATGATGGCGTGCTGCTCGCGTGCGGCCGGCGGATGCCGGCTGGTGCTGGAGCTGTGA
- the ampC gene encoding class C beta-lactamase — MKTLAPTRLAALAAGGLLCTPATYAADKADPRQLERAVNEAIAPMMKAHNVPGMAIAVTAGGKQYFFNYGVTAKRGGKPVTESTLFEIGSVSKTFTATLAGYAQARGAMSLSDPAGKYLPALAGSALGTTSLLDLGTYAAGGLPLQFPETVNSPQAMTDYFKAWRPAYAAGTHRRYSNPSIGLFGYLAARSLGEPFDDLMEKTLFPAFGLKRTYIRVPKPLMADYAWGYTKDDKPMRVTPGVLDSEAYGVKTTSADMIRFVEANMAPAGLDGSMQRAIATTRTGYFKVGGMVQGLGWEMYAYPTPVSAILAGSSPQMVFEANKVDRLEPPQAPGADVLVNKTGSTNGFGAYVVFVPAKRIGLVMLGNKNMPVPARVEAAYHILTVLDGELAAKR; from the coding sequence ATGAAGACCCTTGCCCCCACGCGCCTCGCGGCGCTTGCCGCCGGCGGCCTCCTGTGCACGCCAGCCACGTACGCCGCCGACAAGGCCGACCCGCGCCAGCTCGAACGCGCCGTCAACGAGGCGATCGCGCCGATGATGAAGGCGCACAACGTGCCGGGCATGGCCATCGCGGTGACGGCCGGCGGCAAGCAGTACTTCTTCAACTATGGCGTGACGGCGAAGCGGGGCGGCAAGCCCGTCACCGAGTCGACCCTGTTCGAGATCGGCTCGGTCAGCAAGACCTTCACGGCGACGCTGGCGGGCTACGCGCAGGCGCGCGGCGCCATGTCGCTGTCGGATCCCGCCGGCAAGTACCTGCCTGCGCTTGCCGGCAGCGCGCTGGGCACCACCAGCCTGCTCGACCTTGGCACCTATGCGGCCGGCGGCCTGCCGCTGCAGTTTCCGGAGACGGTCAACAGCCCGCAGGCAATGACCGATTACTTCAAGGCCTGGCGACCGGCATACGCGGCCGGTACCCACCGGCGTTACTCGAACCCCAGCATCGGCCTGTTCGGCTACCTCGCCGCGCGCAGCCTGGGCGAGCCGTTCGACGACCTGATGGAGAAGACCCTGTTTCCGGCGTTCGGCCTGAAGCGCACCTATATCCGGGTGCCGAAGCCGCTGATGGCGGACTACGCGTGGGGCTATACCAAGGACGACAAGCCGATGCGCGTGACGCCGGGCGTGCTGGATTCCGAGGCCTACGGCGTGAAGACCACGTCTGCCGACATGATCCGCTTCGTCGAGGCCAACATGGCGCCGGCGGGGCTTGACGGCAGCATGCAGCGCGCCATTGCCACCACGCGTACCGGCTACTTCAAGGTCGGCGGCATGGTGCAGGGGCTGGGATGGGAGATGTATGCCTATCCGACGCCGGTCAGCGCCATCCTGGCGGGCAGCTCGCCGCAGATGGTGTTCGAGGCCAACAAGGTCGACAGGCTGGAGCCGCCGCAGGCGCCGGGCGCCGATGTGCTCGTCAACAAGACCGGGTCGACCAACGGGTTTGGCGCATACGTCGTGTTCGTGCCGGCAAAGCGCATCGGACTGGTCATGCTCGGCAACAAGAACATGCCGGTGCCGGCGCGGGTGGAGGCCGCGTACCACATCCTGACAGTGCTGGACGGCGAGCTGGCAGCAAAGCGCTAG
- a CDS encoding MarR family winged helix-turn-helix transcriptional regulator, producing MTKPDSTYDPSDASVHNRLFFRLFQAGNTLDRQTSKSLGITTVQWSVLGALSRPQVSEGMSFSELTEYLVVSRQSLDGVLKRLEREKHVQRVADTVDRRAKKVVLTPKGREFWNGLQPRIYEFYRQALASFGFDDKVSLVHFLNQLNAGLASVHMEADPGARAPEEPARSA from the coding sequence ATGACCAAACCAGATTCCACGTACGACCCGTCCGACGCATCCGTCCATAACCGGCTGTTCTTCCGGCTGTTCCAGGCCGGCAATACGCTGGACCGGCAGACCAGCAAGTCGCTCGGCATCACTACCGTGCAGTGGTCCGTGCTGGGGGCGCTGTCGCGGCCGCAGGTATCGGAAGGCATGTCGTTCTCCGAGCTGACGGAATACCTTGTGGTGAGCCGGCAAAGCCTCGATGGCGTGCTCAAGCGGCTGGAGCGGGAAAAGCATGTCCAGCGTGTGGCCGACACGGTGGACCGCCGCGCCAAGAAGGTTGTGCTGACGCCAAAGGGGCGGGAGTTCTGGAACGGCCTGCAACCCAGGATCTATGAGTTCTACCGCCAGGCACTGGCGAGTTTCGGCTTCGACGACAAGGTTTCGCTGGTCCATTTCCTGAACCAGCTCAACGCCGGCCTGGCCAGCGTACATATGGAGGCGGACCCCGGCGCGCGCGCGCCGGAGGAACCGGCACGGTCCGCGTAG
- a CDS encoding IclR family transcriptional regulator — MPASRSKPAAPETPADAASPRARERRQRVQSAVTGMAVLKGLARLGGRASLTALAAHIDESPAKVHRYLVSLLEEGLVAQESGTQQYHLGYEALQIGMAAMRQADPIRLAEASLVRLREALEVTCFVAVMGNKGPTIMRFEEPGLPVTVNVRAGSVMPLLWSATGRVFLGLLDETRVQAQAAEELAEASPARLASLDRDDPIGALRRAVQADDCAWVRDTNLTGISAVAAPVRDYTGRVCAVLTALGATGGFDPSIDGPVGTAVRHEARVVSAALGFNPEAAS, encoded by the coding sequence ATGCCCGCATCCCGCTCCAAGCCCGCCGCCCCCGAAACGCCTGCCGACGCCGCCTCGCCCCGCGCACGGGAGCGCCGCCAGCGCGTGCAGTCCGCTGTCACGGGCATGGCGGTGCTCAAGGGGCTGGCCAGACTGGGCGGGCGCGCCAGCCTGACCGCGCTGGCCGCGCATATCGACGAAAGCCCGGCCAAGGTGCATCGCTACCTGGTCAGCCTGCTGGAAGAGGGGCTGGTTGCGCAGGAATCCGGCACGCAGCAGTACCACCTGGGCTACGAGGCGCTGCAGATCGGCATGGCGGCGATGCGCCAGGCCGACCCGATCCGGCTGGCCGAAGCCTCGCTGGTGCGGCTGCGCGAGGCGCTGGAAGTGACGTGCTTTGTCGCGGTGATGGGCAACAAGGGCCCGACCATCATGCGTTTTGAAGAACCGGGCTTGCCGGTCACGGTGAACGTGCGCGCGGGGTCGGTGATGCCGCTGCTGTGGTCAGCCACCGGGCGCGTATTCCTGGGCCTGCTCGACGAAACCCGGGTGCAGGCGCAAGCGGCGGAAGAACTGGCAGAGGCTAGCCCGGCGCGGCTGGCATCGCTCGACCGGGACGACCCGATCGGCGCGCTGCGCCGCGCCGTGCAGGCCGACGACTGCGCCTGGGTGCGCGACACCAACCTGACCGGCATCAGCGCCGTGGCCGCGCCGGTACGCGACTACACCGGCCGCGTGTGCGCGGTGCTGACAGCGCTGGGCGCCACCGGCGGCTTCGATCCGTCGATCGACGGGCCGGTCGGCACCGCCGTGCGGCACGAGGCCCGCGTGGTCAGCGCCGCGCTCGGCTTCAACCCCGAAGCGGCGTCCTAA